The following are from one region of the Planctomycetota bacterium genome:
- the truB gene encoding tRNA pseudouridine(55) synthase TruB gives MTEPPPLDGLLLIDKHVGPTSMQVCANIRRRLREGGAPKRVKVGHAGTLDPLASGLLVVLVGRATRLCDLYMAGEKAYVAQVDLSANSATDDAEGERTPVDVPVPPTRGAVERALTGFVGTILQTPPVYSAVHVDGRRAYALARAGTPPQLLPRPVFVSALRLTDFAWPIATVEIECGKGFYVRSLARDLGRALGVGGLLASLRRTRVGAFSVGQAVRIADLPNAMDQSHLAPARPGPAPLTLPDPPMHPGSTSAPPASP, from the coding sequence ATGACCGAGCCCCCGCCGCTGGACGGCCTGCTGCTCATCGACAAGCACGTCGGGCCGACGTCGATGCAGGTGTGCGCGAACATCCGCCGGCGGCTGCGCGAGGGGGGTGCGCCCAAGCGCGTGAAGGTCGGGCACGCCGGCACGCTCGACCCGCTCGCGTCGGGGCTGCTGGTGGTGCTCGTCGGGCGGGCGACGCGCCTGTGCGACCTCTACATGGCGGGCGAGAAGGCGTACGTCGCGCAGGTCGATCTGTCCGCGAACTCCGCGACCGACGACGCCGAGGGCGAACGCACGCCCGTTGATGTGCCGGTGCCCCCGACGCGCGGCGCGGTCGAGCGCGCGCTCACGGGCTTCGTCGGCACCATTTTGCAGACGCCCCCGGTCTATTCGGCGGTGCACGTCGACGGGCGGCGGGCGTACGCCCTCGCGCGGGCGGGCACGCCCCCGCAGCTCCTGCCCCGCCCCGTGTTCGTCTCCGCGCTGCGACTCACGGACTTCGCCTGGCCCATCGCGACCGTCGAGATCGAGTGCGGCAAGGGCTTCTACGTTCGCAGCCTGGCACGCGACCTCGGACGCGCGCTCGGCGTCGGCGGGTTGCTGGCGTCCCTCCGACGCACGCGTGTCGGCGCGTTCAGCGTCGGGCAGGCGGTGCGCATCGCCGACCTGCCGAACGCGATGGACCAGTCGCACCTGGCGCCCGCGCGCCCCGGGCCCGCGCCGCTCACGCTCCCGGATCCGCCGATGCACCCGGGCTCGACGTCAGCGCCCCCGGCGTCGCCGTGA